In Bacillus marinisedimentorum, a single window of DNA contains:
- a CDS encoding L-lactate dehydrogenase, with protein MRKNLNRVALIGTGFVGSSYAFALLNQGIADELVMIDINKEKAAGDAMDLSHGLAFAPSSTKIWAGSYDDCKDADIVVITAGANQKPGETRLDLVEKNTKIFKGIVESVMGSGFNGIFLVATNPVDILTYATWKFSGLPQERVIGSGTILDTARLRYLLSDYFDIDTRNIHAYILGEHGDTELPVWSTADIGTRPILDMIDKDERFKREDLDDIFINVRDAAYHIIERKGATYYGIAMGLVRLTKAIFQNDNTILTVSAHLNGEYGQEDIFIGVPAIVNREGIREVVQIGLNEDEKQKFNHSCDVLRGYMENVNLV; from the coding sequence ATGAGAAAAAATTTGAATCGTGTAGCGCTGATTGGCACTGGTTTTGTGGGGTCCAGTTATGCATTTGCTTTATTGAACCAGGGAATAGCCGATGAACTTGTGATGATCGATATCAACAAAGAAAAGGCGGCAGGTGACGCCATGGATTTGAGCCATGGGCTCGCTTTTGCGCCTTCCTCTACAAAAATTTGGGCCGGCAGCTATGACGATTGTAAAGATGCTGATATCGTCGTTATAACCGCTGGTGCGAACCAAAAGCCCGGTGAAACAAGGCTTGATCTTGTTGAAAAGAATACAAAAATCTTCAAAGGGATTGTGGAAAGTGTGATGGGAAGCGGATTTAATGGCATATTTCTCGTCGCCACCAACCCCGTGGATATCTTAACTTATGCAACTTGGAAATTCTCCGGCCTTCCACAGGAACGTGTCATCGGTTCCGGTACGATTCTTGATACGGCAAGACTTCGGTATTTGCTTAGTGACTATTTTGATATCGATACAAGGAATATTCATGCATATATCCTCGGAGAGCATGGTGATACCGAACTGCCTGTGTGGAGCACCGCAGATATCGGAACCCGTCCGATTTTAGACATGATCGATAAGGATGAGAGGTTTAAGCGTGAGGACCTCGATGATATTTTCATCAATGTGCGCGATGCTGCTTATCATATCATCGAACGGAAAGGTGCAACCTATTACGGTATTGCGATGGGACTTGTCCGCTTGACTAAAGCCATTTTTCAAAATGACAATACAATCCTTACCGTCTCCGCTCATTTGAATGGCGAGTACGGCCAGGAAGACATCTTTATCGGTGTTCCAGCGATTGTGAACAGGGAAGGCATCCGTGAAGTTGTCCAAATTGGCTTGAATGAGGACGAGAAGCAGAAATTTAATCATTCGTGTGATGTCCTGCGCGGATATATGGAAAATGTGAACCTGGTGTGA
- a CDS encoding rhomboid family intramembrane serine protease — protein sequence MVKLQQDLIFWRIVHYLTVNRHFRVLTINEMREEVWLEPEDFRNNTIVRLHRYDLDWGNWMRNDAEMVYRKLLDFRKASRMKQIRGYNVYVSSYEPVDDWEHAVNDSQVSKEGNRKISLENVIIEGTNPIIGIERLFNGLGVPVPNMDNWAEGDEYTVEQLIDGVKQASNRKKAEERKLFNYGKPLFTYLLLAVNLVMFAVLELNGGSTSIANLVEYGAKYNPLIMEGEWWRFVTSMFLHIGFLHFFLNSFALFYLGSAIERIFGTKRFIAIYFVAGLLGSFASFAFNSQISAGASGAIYGCFGALLYFGMNYRDLFFRTIGMYVLVILGINLVFGLTVPMVDNPAHLGGLAGGFLASGIVHLPRHGKGVRQIFFFLAALVTASGILFYGFFDNIDPVPSSMIAHELIEMGREEEARSYLQDAFKAAEADVPAETYFLLSQVEYESGQYEDAEANLKIALNKRPQFPEAHYKLALVSLGLGKKQQAVEAAEQAVRQDPGNAEYQNLLKRLKTNIE from the coding sequence TTGGTTAAGCTGCAGCAGGATTTAATTTTTTGGAGAATCGTCCATTATTTGACCGTAAACCGCCATTTCCGGGTGCTTACAATAAATGAAATGCGCGAGGAAGTGTGGCTGGAGCCAGAGGACTTCCGAAACAATACAATCGTCCGCCTGCACCGCTACGACCTTGATTGGGGCAACTGGATGAGAAACGATGCGGAAATGGTGTACCGGAAACTCCTTGATTTTAGAAAAGCCTCAAGAATGAAACAAATCCGGGGATACAATGTATATGTTTCTTCCTATGAACCGGTGGACGATTGGGAACACGCCGTCAATGACAGCCAGGTGAGTAAAGAGGGTAATCGGAAAATATCACTCGAAAATGTCATTATAGAAGGAACTAACCCGATTATAGGGATTGAACGGCTTTTCAATGGATTGGGAGTACCTGTTCCGAATATGGATAATTGGGCTGAAGGTGACGAATATACAGTTGAACAGCTGATTGATGGGGTGAAGCAGGCGTCAAACCGCAAAAAGGCTGAAGAACGAAAGCTGTTTAATTATGGAAAGCCTTTATTTACATACTTATTGCTGGCTGTGAATCTGGTCATGTTTGCTGTTCTTGAACTGAATGGGGGGAGCACAAGTATAGCGAACCTGGTTGAATATGGTGCAAAGTACAACCCGCTTATAATGGAAGGGGAGTGGTGGCGGTTTGTCACATCAATGTTTCTTCACATTGGATTTCTTCATTTCTTTTTGAACTCCTTTGCACTTTTTTATCTCGGTTCAGCCATTGAGCGAATATTCGGGACAAAACGGTTTATTGCCATTTATTTTGTTGCCGGATTGCTGGGTTCGTTTGCAAGCTTTGCTTTCAATAGCCAGATTTCAGCAGGAGCTTCTGGTGCGATTTACGGCTGTTTTGGAGCCCTGTTGTATTTTGGCATGAATTATCGGGACTTGTTCTTTCGGACAATCGGCATGTATGTCCTTGTCATCCTCGGTATCAACCTTGTTTTTGGACTTACAGTACCGATGGTAGATAATCCAGCGCACCTTGGCGGTCTTGCTGGCGGCTTTCTGGCATCAGGAATTGTCCACTTGCCGCGGCATGGAAAAGGTGTAAGGCAGATCTTTTTCTTCCTTGCTGCCCTTGTTACGGCTTCAGGAATCCTTTTTTACGGTTTTTTTGACAACATTGATCCGGTTCCGAGCTCCATGATTGCTCATGAACTCATAGAAATGGGAAGAGAGGAAGAGGCCCGTTCTTACCTTCAGGATGCGTTCAAGGCAGCTGAAGCAGATGTACCTGCTGAAACATACTTTTTGCTGTCACAGGTGGAATATGAGAGTGGGCAATATGAAGATGCAGAAGCCAATTTGAAGATTGCACTTAACAAGCGCCCGCAATTTCCCGAAGCTCATTATAAATTGGCACTTGTTTCCCTTGGGCTTGGTAAAAAGCAGCAAGCGGTGGAAGCTGCAGAGCAGGCGGTCCGCCAGGATCCCGGCAATGCTGAATACCAGAACCTGCTGAAACGGCTCAAGACAAATATTGAATAA
- a CDS encoding M42 family metallopeptidase gives MTSPINTDKTLSLIEELVSIESPTGNTSVIISHIEQFFNELEINTARTKKGGLLVTLEGNDTGRHRLLTAHVDTLGAMVKEIKGNGRLKLSMIGGFRWNSVEGEYCKIETSSGKTYSGTILLNKTSVHVYKDYGTEKRDDDHIEVRIDEKVHTAEDVKALGISVGDFVSFAPRVERTDSGFIKSRHLDDKASVGILMEAFRTVKKEGTTLPHTTHVLISNNEEIGYGGNSNIPEETVEYLAVDMGAIGDGQTTDEYSVSICAKDSSGPYHYGLRKQLVKLAEEHVIDYRVDIYPYYGSDASAAVRAGHDVIHGLIGPGVDASHAFERTHRDSVEHTAHLVYRYMNSPILSY, from the coding sequence GTGACTTCACCAATCAATACCGACAAGACGCTTTCGCTAATTGAAGAACTTGTCTCAATCGAAAGCCCGACAGGAAATACATCAGTGATCATTTCCCATATTGAACAGTTTTTCAACGAATTGGAGATCAATACAGCCCGCACAAAAAAAGGCGGCCTTCTTGTGACGCTTGAAGGAAACGACACTGGCAGACATCGGCTCCTGACTGCCCATGTCGATACGCTCGGCGCCATGGTCAAAGAAATAAAAGGCAACGGCCGTTTGAAGCTATCCATGATCGGCGGTTTTCGCTGGAATTCGGTTGAGGGTGAATACTGCAAGATCGAGACCTCTTCAGGCAAAACATACTCAGGAACAATCTTGCTGAACAAGACATCTGTGCATGTGTATAAAGACTATGGAACCGAAAAGCGGGACGATGACCATATCGAAGTGCGAATTGACGAAAAAGTACATACAGCAGAGGATGTAAAGGCACTCGGCATTTCTGTGGGTGACTTTGTTTCCTTTGCGCCGCGTGTTGAAAGGACGGACAGCGGATTCATAAAGTCTCGCCATCTTGATGATAAAGCGAGTGTAGGCATTTTGATGGAAGCTTTCCGAACAGTCAAGAAAGAAGGAACCACATTGCCACATACAACACACGTATTAATATCGAATAATGAGGAAATCGGATATGGAGGGAATTCCAACATCCCGGAGGAAACAGTTGAGTATCTCGCAGTCGATATGGGTGCGATCGGGGATGGGCAGACGACTGACGAATATTCCGTGTCAATCTGCGCAAAGGATTCTAGCGGACCTTATCATTATGGACTCCGTAAACAGCTTGTGAAGCTGGCTGAAGAACACGTCATTGACTACCGGGTTGATATATATCCGTATTATGGATCAGACGCTTCAGCCGCAGTCAGGGCAGGGCATGATGTCATACATGGCCTGATCGGGCCGGGAGTGGATGCCTCCCATGCGTTTGAAAGGACTCATCGGGATTCCGTCGAACATACCGCCCATCTTGTATACAGGTATATGAATTCACCCATTCTTTCTTATTAG